A segment of the Terriglobia bacterium genome:
CGAATTGAATTCGGGAATTCAGGTGTGCGCCCCCTCTCCCTATTCTTGTATTGTCGCCGAAGCGCGCTCTTTTAAGCTCATCCGCTGCAACTCATTTTGCGGGATGGTTTCTTCTACTTCAAAACCGCATTCAGCCGCGCATATCCTGACCGGCTGACGGCCAGCCTCGTCCCGTCCCGGAGAATGGCGGCGTGGCTGTCCTTCGCATACAGCTCGAGCTTCGCCAGCCGGTCGATATTCAAGATGTACGACCGGTGGATTCGAACGAACTGTTCCGGGTCCAGTGCGGTTTCGATTTCCGCAAGCGTCTGCTGCTTCAGATACCGCTTCCCTTCGGCCCGGAAACACACATAGTCGTCCTGCGCTTCGATGTAATCGATCTTCGAAACGGGAATGACGTGCACGTTGGCTCCATCCCGGATCGCGACGCGTTCCAGATGCGACCCGGCAGGACGCGCCATGACGCTGAGCTGCGCGGGAGCGACAAGGGCTTTCGCTGCTACCCGGCTTCTCGCCCGATCGAGAGCGGCGCGCAAACGGTCTTCGGCGAACGGCTTCAAGAGATAGTCGACGGCATGGACTTCGAAGGCCCGCAGCGCGTACTGGTCGTATGCGGTGACAAAGATCACGCCGACCTCACGTCCCACCAGCTCGAGGACTTCAAATCCGTCGAGACGCGGCATCTGGATATCCAGCAGCATGAGATCCGGCTTGAGATCCGTGACCGCCTTCACTGCTTCAAATCCATTGGCGCATTCGGCAACCACTTCAACGTCGTCGTATGCCGAGAGGTACTCGCGCAACAGCCGGCGCGCCAGCTCTTCATCGTCAACGATCACAATTCGCATTTTCATGTTCCGCTCTGACACGGCAATTGTAGCTGGACTCTGAATCGGGTGCCTTCCCGATCGATGTCCAGCCGTGCATTGTCGCTGTAAAGATTCGCCAGGCGCATGCGGACATTCTTCAGGCCGACGCCGGAGCCCGTCTTTGCCCCGAGCTCCGGGTCGTACGGATTCTCGACAACGATTTTCACGCCTGCACCGTTCCTCTCCGCCTGAACGCGCACCGTACCGCCTTCGACCATCGGCCCGATTCCGTGCGTGATCGCGTTTTCGATCAGCGGTTGCATGATCAGCGGAGGCACCATGCAGAATCCCGACTGTTGATCGATCTCGCGCTCGACCTGGAGCCGGGCGCCCAGCCGCACGCGTTCGATATCGAGATAACATTCGGCGAGGCGAATCTCTTCCGAAAGTGAAATACGCGGCTCCGACCCCAGCTTCAGGCAACCGCGGAAGAAATCGGCAAGCAGAATGCACATCCGCCGCGCGGCCTTGGGGTCCGTGGTCACCAGGGCGCTGATCGAGTTAAGGCTGTTGAACAGGAAGTGGGGATCGATCTGCGCCCGGAGCGTCCTCAGCTCCGCTTCGCGATTCAGAACCTGCAGTTCGAGCGCCTGCTTTTCGACAAGCTGCGAAGCTTCGAATGTAATCAAGAGGTAATTGAGGACAACGGCCAGGCTGAAAAGGAGCAGGCCGGAGAAAAACAGGATCGGCAACTGGCCGGCGAACCGCTGCACGATGCCGTCCATGTAGCCGGTGGAACCGAGGATATAGACCCACAACCATCCCATGCCGACCCAGATCGCGGAAGAGGCCGTGGCGGCGGTCGCGTGCGTGGCAAGCAGGCGCGCGACATCGGTCTGGCGGAGAGGAACTGCGGAGCACAGATACCAGGAGGCCTGGCAGATGAACGCGTAGATGAAACACATCGGCACGAGGATCGCGGCGCCCTCTCCAAGGCCGACCGCACCGCCGCGGCTGACGACGCCGGTAAGCAGGGCCGCCACCGGAATCCACACGGCAATGTAGATCAGCGTGCGGCTGCGGCTCCTGAGTATCGGATGCACGCTAGTTTCTCACCTCGACTCCACCCATGACCGCCGTTCCGCTCACGACGAACCGCTTGGACTCGTCCTTCGGCGGTATCGTCTTGTCCTCGAATCCACCGAGAATGGGATCGACTCTGCTGACAACCGTCCAGTCCGGAGGCACCTTGATCACAATTCCGCCCCACATCGCAAACACTTCGAGCACCGGTTCATGACGCGGAGTGATGTTCGCCGTACGGAGATCGATGTCGCAGCCGCCCAGGATTGCGGTCGCATCGCCGCCCCGGAAATCCTGCGAGTTGTTGCGCCGTACCGTGGCGCCCAGAATCGCCGTCGCCGTCAAAACGGAATTCGAAGAGGTTGGCGGGACTTCG
Coding sequences within it:
- a CDS encoding LytTR family DNA-binding domain-containing protein — encoded protein: MRIVIVDDEELARRLLREYLSAYDDVEVVAECANGFEAVKAVTDLKPDLMLLDIQMPRLDGFEVLELVGREVGVIFVTAYDQYALRAFEVHAVDYLLKPFAEDRLRAALDRARSRVAAKALVAPAQLSVMARPAGSHLERVAIRDGANVHVIPVSKIDYIEAQDDYVCFRAEGKRYLKQQTLAEIETALDPEQFVRIHRSYILNIDRLAKLELYAKDSHAAILRDGTRLAVSRSGYARLNAVLK
- a CDS encoding histidine kinase, which codes for MHPILRSRSRTLIYIAVWIPVAALLTGVVSRGGAVGLGEGAAILVPMCFIYAFICQASWYLCSAVPLRQTDVARLLATHATAATASSAIWVGMGWLWVYILGSTGYMDGIVQRFAGQLPILFFSGLLLFSLAVVLNYLLITFEASQLVEKQALELQVLNREAELRTLRAQIDPHFLFNSLNSISALVTTDPKAARRMCILLADFFRGCLKLGSEPRISLSEEIRLAECYLDIERVRLGARLQVEREIDQQSGFCMVPPLIMQPLIENAITHGIGPMVEGGTVRVQAERNGAGVKIVVENPYDPELGAKTGSGVGLKNVRMRLANLYSDNARLDIDREGTRFRVQLQLPCQSGT